Proteins from a genomic interval of Arachis hypogaea cultivar Tifrunner chromosome 10, arahy.Tifrunner.gnm2.J5K5, whole genome shotgun sequence:
- the LOC112715459 gene encoding uncharacterized protein, translating to MMQQQQLLNNNKKLQSFPCFWILISASKSEEKSRDMYFLQKLLNLKGDDGFRMNEVLVSLWYIMGLWPLAYSMPLLPTEMSLKSKVPVWPFLLLSCFGGAYALLPYFILWNPPAPPIEETKLKSWPLIFLESKVTTVIRYSKVDILCSESGK from the exons ATGATGCAACAACAGCAGCTTTTGAACAACAACAAGAAGCTTCAATCTTTCCCCTGCTTCTGGATTTTGATCTCTGCctctaaaagtgaagaaaag TCAAGGGACATGTATTTCCTGCAAAAGCTTCTGAATTTGAAAGGAGATGATGGTTTCAGAATGAATGAAGTGCTTGTGTCATTGTGGTACATAATGGGTTTGTGGCCTTTGGCCTATAGCATGCCGTTACTTCCTACAGAAATGAG CTTAAAAAGCAAAGTTCCTGTTTGGCCCTTCCTTTTACTTTCATGTTTTGGCGGTGCATATGCGCTTCTTCCTTATTTCATACTTTGGAATCCACCAGCACCTCCGATAGAAGAAACTAAGCTTAAATCATGGCCATTGATCTTTCTTGAATCAAAAGTAACTACAGTG ATCAGATATAGTAAGGTAGACATCCTCTGCTCAGAAAGTGGGAAGTAG
- the LOC112715458 gene encoding LOW QUALITY PROTEIN: glutathione S-transferase T1-like (The sequence of the model RefSeq protein was modified relative to this genomic sequence to represent the inferred CDS: substituted 2 bases at 2 genomic stop codons), with protein sequence MFRLLIWIAEQNGIQRNTQQRWLCLKHARKKTSFGTEWATCCKNISLREVNPLQKVPAIVHGNLKLSDSHAILVYLASALTGIADQWYPTELSRRAKINSVMDXHHSNLXNGAVNYVIHTTLAHVLGRQLNPKAATEGEKVLLSSLKALEDFWLNGDNGSFLCDSTQPSVADLSMICELMQLEVLDERDRSRILSPYKKIFQWIENTRKVKVINLWHIVGFVLYANQEEIVFPPW encoded by the exons ATGTTTAGATTGTTAATCTGGATTGCTGAACAAAACGGAATTCAGAGAAACACTC AACAGAGGTGGCTTTGTCTCAAACATGCCAG AAAAAAAACTTCTTTTGGAACAGAATGGGCCACATGTTGCAAGAATATCAGTTTACGAG AAGTAAACCCTCTGCAAAAAGTTCCGGctattgttcatggaaacttgaaGCTCTCCGACAG CCATGCAATCCTAGTATATCTTGCTTCTGCTTTAACTGGAATTGCTGACCAATG GTATCCAACTGAGCTATCTAGAAGAGCCAAAATTAACTCAGTAATGGATTGACATCATTCTAATTTATGAAATGGAGCAG TGAATTATGTAATACATACTACACTAGCACATGTCCTTGGCCGTCAACTAAATCCAAAAGCAGCTACTGAAGGAGAAAAAGTTTTATTATCTTCTCTGAAAGCACTGGAGGATTTTTGGCTCAATGGAGATAATGGAAGCTTTCTGTGTGATAGCACCCAACCATCGGTGGCTGATCTCAGTATGATTTGTGAACTTATGCAACTTGAG GTTTTGGATGAGAGGGATCGCAGTCGAATATTATCTCCTTACAAGAAAATTTTTCAGTGGATTGAGAATACAAGAAAGGTCAAAGTAATAAATTTGTGGCATATTGTGGGCTTTGTTCTATATGCAAATCAGGAAGAAATAGTCTTTCCTCCCTGGTAG